The proteins below are encoded in one region of Longimicrobiaceae bacterium:
- a CDS encoding diacylglycerol kinase family protein — protein MSTGRKVTVVVNPAAGRGRGSRILPRVRAAFAAVGVTDVRCTAGPREERELARRALEDGAETLVAVGGDGTWSNVANAILHAGADCRLALLSGGTGCDFAKTTGSPAGDPEATARLVADGPDTRVDVGRIEDRYFLNVSGFGFDTAVLE, from the coding sequence ATGAGCACGGGCCGAAAGGTCACCGTCGTGGTGAACCCCGCCGCCGGAAGGGGGCGGGGTTCGCGCATTCTGCCCCGCGTGCGCGCGGCGTTCGCGGCGGTGGGCGTCACCGACGTGCGCTGCACGGCCGGCCCGCGCGAGGAGCGCGAGCTGGCCCGGCGCGCGCTGGAGGACGGGGCGGAGACGCTGGTGGCGGTGGGCGGCGACGGCACCTGGAGCAACGTGGCGAACGCCATCCTCCACGCCGGCGCGGACTGCCGCCTGGCGCTGCTGAGCGGCGGCACCGGCTGCGACTTCGCGAAGACGACGGGCTCGCCCGCGGGCGACCCGGAGGCGACGGCGCGGCTGGTGGCCGACGGGCCGGACACGCGGGTGGACGTGGGGCGCATCGAGGACCGCTACTTCCTCAACGTCTCCGGCTTCGGGTTCGACACGGCGGTGCTGGAGG
- a CDS encoding acetoacetate decarboxylase family protein: MSNNGTTLYTYANAVGGFFEFPVEQARAILPKELQPVELHHGSALLSVMAFDFTESEVGAYKELILGILVSPRLEQGNVMPHSAYYPFLLGTTTTGSREHAIERWHLPHYMADIEMSMDVTGDDEEIVMKAWDGNGPIAEMIITSYGWRQADQSHQSFMKDEEGSFMAQIGMAGGLSESEEERGSLTLHPHPMTEPLGDLDEVNTVPVREIWMRDGLQTFQPLRVLTQAAGV, translated from the coding sequence ATGAGCAACAACGGCACCACTCTGTACACGTACGCGAACGCGGTGGGCGGCTTCTTCGAGTTCCCCGTGGAGCAGGCCCGCGCCATCCTTCCCAAGGAGCTGCAGCCGGTGGAGCTGCACCACGGCTCGGCCCTCCTCTCGGTGATGGCCTTCGACTTCACCGAGAGCGAGGTCGGCGCCTACAAGGAGCTGATCCTGGGCATCCTGGTCTCGCCCCGCCTGGAGCAGGGCAACGTGATGCCGCACTCGGCCTACTACCCGTTCCTGCTGGGCACCACGACCACCGGCTCGCGCGAGCACGCCATCGAGCGCTGGCACCTGCCGCACTACATGGCCGACATCGAGATGTCGATGGACGTGACGGGGGACGACGAGGAGATCGTGATGAAGGCGTGGGACGGCAACGGCCCCATCGCCGAGATGATCATCACCTCGTACGGCTGGCGCCAGGCGGACCAGAGCCACCAGAGCTTCATGAAGGACGAGGAAGGCTCGTTCATGGCCCAGATCGGCATGGCGGGCGGCCTGAGCGAGAGCGAGGAGGAGCGCGGCTCCCTGACGCTGCACCCGCACCCCATGACGGAGCCGCTGGGCGACCTGGACGAGGTGAACACCGTGCCGGTGCGCGAGATCTGGATGCGCGACGGGCTGCAGACCTTCCAGCCCCTGCGCGTGCTGACCCAGGCCGCCGGGGTATGA
- a CDS encoding aminotransferase class I/II-fold pyridoxal phosphate-dependent enzyme — protein MGTVNDTTAQPESWTATVGAPPAANPAEYDFNNFYYSSSDDALAIVKPYNAWYQQARPAGYYLFSQPMLSGPTPRIEIEEQAELRHVGLINLSSYNYLGLSYRPEVVEAAKRALDTYGLGAAGSPILSGTMHVHQELEEALARFKGTESAMIFPTGYSTNVGLISGLMRPGDVVIMDQNAHASCVDGAILSKAETRFFRHNQADDLEKKLKKAAGKKTLVVIEGVYSMDGDVCPLPEIVEVTKRYGARILIDEAHSSFVYGPNGGGVVEMFGLKDEIDIHVGTFSKALGGMGGYVACSADLYRYLDAFSRSRFFSCALSPVVTAGVLESLRIVEREPELREKLWTNVAHIRKQLDEAGVDVGESTSQILPVMIRDDRNILGIARRMQEAGLYLQPVRYPAVAKHRSRFRVSISASHSFEQLDRAAEILTSVLRKEGILA, from the coding sequence ATGGGAACAGTGAACGACACGACGGCGCAGCCCGAGAGCTGGACGGCGACGGTGGGCGCGCCGCCCGCGGCGAATCCCGCGGAGTATGATTTCAACAACTTCTACTATTCGTCAAGCGACGACGCCCTGGCGATCGTCAAGCCCTACAACGCCTGGTACCAGCAGGCGCGGCCCGCCGGCTACTATCTGTTCAGCCAGCCCATGCTGAGCGGCCCCACGCCGCGCATCGAGATCGAGGAGCAGGCCGAGCTGCGGCACGTGGGGCTCATCAACCTCTCGTCGTACAACTACCTGGGCCTGTCGTACCGCCCCGAGGTGGTGGAGGCGGCAAAGCGCGCGCTGGACACCTACGGCCTGGGCGCGGCGGGCTCGCCCATCCTGAGCGGCACCATGCACGTGCACCAGGAGCTGGAAGAGGCGCTGGCCCGCTTCAAGGGCACCGAGTCGGCCATGATCTTCCCCACCGGCTACAGCACCAACGTGGGCCTCATCTCGGGCCTCATGCGGCCGGGCGACGTGGTGATCATGGACCAGAACGCCCACGCCAGCTGCGTGGACGGCGCCATCCTCTCCAAGGCCGAGACGCGCTTCTTCCGGCACAACCAGGCCGACGACCTGGAGAAGAAGCTGAAGAAGGCGGCCGGCAAGAAGACGCTGGTGGTGATCGAGGGCGTGTACAGCATGGACGGCGACGTCTGCCCGCTGCCGGAGATCGTGGAGGTCACCAAGCGCTACGGCGCCCGCATCCTCATCGACGAGGCGCACTCGTCGTTCGTGTACGGGCCCAACGGCGGCGGCGTGGTGGAGATGTTCGGCCTCAAGGACGAGATCGACATCCACGTGGGCACCTTCTCCAAGGCGCTGGGCGGCATGGGCGGCTACGTGGCCTGCTCGGCCGACCTGTACCGCTACCTCGACGCCTTCTCCCGCTCGCGCTTCTTCTCGTGCGCCCTCTCGCCCGTGGTGACCGCTGGCGTGCTGGAGTCGCTGCGCATCGTGGAGCGCGAGCCGGAGCTGCGCGAGAAGCTGTGGACCAACGTGGCCCACATCCGCAAGCAGCTGGACGAGGCGGGCGTGGACGTGGGCGAGTCGACCTCGCAGATCCTGCCGGTGATGATCCGCGACGACCGCAACATCCTGGGCATCGCCCGGCGCATGCAGGAGGCGGGTCTGTACCTGCAGCCAGTGCGCTACCCCGCGGTCGCGAAGCACCGCTCGCGCTTCCGCGTCTCCATCTCGGCCTCGCACAGCTTCGAGCAGCTGGACCGGGCCGCCGAAATCCTGACCTCCGTCCTCCGCAAGGAAGGAATACTGGCATGA
- a CDS encoding lysophospholipid acyltransferase family protein, whose product MSFFAVSIGWLATVMGAGQRLVIWPLVTLAPSRRTATMARWFHFNASAVMSIARVVAGVRVRVRGRIAPGACVVVMNHQSVLDVPLLYVLGADPLPVIPTRDRYRRGIPGISPLLRLAKFPLITQKRETAQQDLAAIAQAAEAVARGEASIAIYPEGHRTRDGEIGPFMPRGLTSILARAKRPVYCVVADGMWGARTMADAARQMAGAHVEAVVLGPFQPPEREEELGAFIEQLRGRMVAALADIRSGNDPLAE is encoded by the coding sequence ATGTCCTTCTTCGCCGTCTCCATCGGCTGGCTCGCCACGGTCATGGGGGCGGGACAGCGCCTCGTGATCTGGCCGCTGGTCACCCTCGCCCCGTCGCGCCGCACCGCCACCATGGCGCGCTGGTTCCACTTCAACGCGAGCGCGGTGATGAGCATCGCGCGCGTGGTGGCCGGGGTGCGCGTCCGCGTGCGCGGGCGCATCGCGCCGGGGGCGTGCGTGGTGGTGATGAACCACCAGTCGGTGCTGGACGTGCCCCTGCTCTACGTCCTGGGCGCCGACCCGTTGCCCGTGATCCCCACCCGCGACCGCTACCGGCGCGGCATCCCCGGCATCTCGCCGCTGCTGCGCCTGGCGAAGTTCCCGCTCATCACCCAGAAGCGAGAGACCGCGCAGCAGGACCTGGCCGCCATCGCCCAGGCCGCCGAGGCCGTGGCGCGGGGCGAGGCCTCCATCGCCATCTACCCCGAGGGCCACCGGACCCGCGACGGCGAGATCGGCCCCTTCATGCCGCGCGGGCTCACGTCCATCCTGGCGCGGGCGAAGCGGCCGGTCTACTGTGTGGTCGCCGACGGCATGTGGGGCGCCCGCACCATGGCCGACGCCGCGCGGCAGATGGCCGGCGCGCACGTGGAGGCCGTGGTCCTGGGCCCCTTCCAGCCGCCCGAGCGCGAAGAGGAGCTGGGCGCGTTCATCGAGCAGCTGCGCGGCCGCATGGTCGCCGCGCTGGCAGACATCCGTTCCGGGAACGACCCGCTTGCAGAATAA
- a CDS encoding CDP-alcohol phosphatidyltransferase family protein, producing the protein MTRTDTVALALVGALLLTMPVFAVVARGRPMDADVARRSKSVLLGHWVRDWLMWVIGPMERGLVRARVSPDVFNYLGVVFGLLAGVAFARGSLSLAGWMVLLGGAADIFDGRIARARGIAAPYGAFLDSTLDRFAETFAFAGVALFFQASRPALLATVLAMGASLLVSYARARGEALGVHGAGGVMQRAERLVTLALAALLDSAVTGRAGWAPGSLLAGAVALIALGALGTAVYRTGYVTRELKRRPS; encoded by the coding sequence ATGACCCGCACCGACACCGTGGCCCTCGCCCTCGTGGGGGCGCTCCTCCTCACCATGCCCGTCTTCGCCGTGGTGGCGCGCGGCAGGCCCATGGACGCCGACGTGGCGCGCCGCTCCAAGAGCGTGCTGCTGGGCCACTGGGTCCGCGACTGGCTGATGTGGGTCATCGGGCCCATGGAACGGGGCCTGGTTCGCGCGCGCGTCTCGCCAGACGTGTTCAACTACCTGGGCGTCGTCTTCGGCCTGCTCGCGGGCGTCGCGTTCGCGCGCGGGTCGCTGTCGCTGGCCGGGTGGATGGTGCTGCTGGGCGGCGCGGCCGACATCTTCGACGGGCGCATCGCCCGCGCGCGCGGCATCGCGGCCCCGTACGGCGCCTTCCTGGACTCCACGCTCGACCGCTTCGCCGAGACCTTCGCCTTCGCGGGCGTCGCCCTCTTCTTCCAGGCCAGCCGCCCCGCGCTGCTCGCCACCGTGCTGGCGATGGGCGCCTCGCTGCTGGTCAGCTACGCCCGCGCTCGCGGCGAGGCGCTGGGCGTGCACGGCGCGGGCGGGGTGATGCAGCGCGCCGAGCGCCTGGTGACGCTGGCGCTGGCGGCCCTGCTGGACTCGGCCGTGACGGGCCGCGCGGGCTGGGCGCCGGGGTCGCTCCTTGCCGGCGCGGTAGCCCTCATCGCCCTGGGCGCGCTGGGCACCGCCGTGTACCGCACCGGCTACGTCACCCGCGAGCTGAAGCGCCGTCCTTCGTAG
- a CDS encoding DUF6438 domain-containing protein, protein MSRFRMKTGRAAGGLLALCAAAAGCARPGGARIEPGSGSATDVPRTSVTLERTACYGRCPVYTVRLSGDGTVAFHGERFTATSGDATGAVPREWVAALVREMNTAGYWSLGESYAAGSAACPNSPTDLPSEIITLTAGGRSKRVEHYRACSGAPASIAAMAARIDQIAGTEKWIGPR, encoded by the coding sequence GTGAGCCGTTTCCGGATGAAGACGGGCCGCGCCGCGGGGGGCCTCCTGGCCCTCTGCGCCGCGGCGGCGGGATGCGCGCGGCCCGGCGGCGCGCGCATCGAGCCCGGCTCGGGCTCGGCGACGGACGTGCCGCGTACGTCGGTCACGCTGGAGCGCACGGCGTGCTACGGGCGCTGCCCGGTGTACACGGTGCGCCTGAGCGGCGACGGCACGGTCGCGTTCCACGGTGAGCGCTTCACGGCGACCTCCGGAGATGCGACGGGTGCGGTGCCGCGCGAGTGGGTGGCGGCGCTGGTCCGCGAGATGAACACGGCCGGCTACTGGTCGCTGGGCGAGAGCTACGCGGCCGGGTCGGCCGCCTGCCCCAACTCGCCGACGGACCTGCCGTCGGAGATCATCACGCTGACGGCCGGCGGGCGGAGCAAGCGGGTGGAGCATTACCGCGCATGCAGCGGCGCTCCAGCCTCCATCGCCGCCATGGCGGCCCGCATCGACCAGATCGCGGGCACGGAGAAGTGGATCGGCCCGCGCTGA
- a CDS encoding M3 family metallopeptidase has translation MNPLLSPDYQIPFDQIRPEHVVPAVREALARAERELDEIVAHPGERTYENTVHRLDDLEERLTRIIRPVAHLVAVMNTPEMREAYDTILPEFSAFYARLPLNAGLWKAYKDFASTHEAASLTGVRKRHLEKTVREFVRAGADLPDADKQRVEALRVELSQAQTEFANNTLDATNAFELVVTDPSCLSGLPASAMAQARASAEAKGVDGWRFTLQLPSYAPFMQYADDRALRERMYAAYMNRAAGGEQDNRPLVGRILGLRRQLAGILGFKDWADYTLEDSMAGSGARAVAFEADLAERTRPFWEKEVAGLTAFARDEMGIGELQPWDTAYAAEKMRRARYDLDEEELRPYFPMDRVLQGLFEVARRLFGVTITPRPEPAVWHPEVCFYEVHDEAGTHLGGFYTDFFPRESKRGGAWMNGLITGGPRPDGFAPHLAVIAANVSPPEGDRPALLTHREAQTVFHEFGHLLHHTLSRVEIPAMGGTSVSTDWVELPSQIMENWTWEREALDLFARHHETGEPIPDELYHKMLAARTFMAANTQNRQLSFGTVDLDLHVLWDPERDGDPISRAQEVMARFSIRPEFARNHFITAFTHVFAGGYAAGYYSYLWSEVLDADAFSRFAREGIFNRETGRAFVDTVLARGDSEDPAQLFREFMGRDPDPDALLRRNLGAPI, from the coding sequence ATGAACCCACTGCTGTCGCCCGACTACCAGATCCCCTTCGACCAAATCCGTCCGGAGCACGTGGTCCCCGCGGTCCGCGAGGCGCTGGCCCGCGCCGAGCGCGAGCTGGACGAGATCGTGGCGCACCCTGGCGAGCGCACGTACGAGAACACCGTGCATCGGCTGGACGACCTGGAAGAGCGGCTCACGCGCATCATCCGCCCCGTGGCGCACCTGGTGGCGGTGATGAACACGCCCGAGATGCGCGAGGCGTACGACACCATCCTCCCCGAGTTCAGCGCCTTCTACGCCCGCCTGCCGCTGAACGCCGGCCTGTGGAAGGCGTACAAGGACTTCGCCTCCACGCACGAGGCGGCATCGCTCACCGGCGTGCGTAAGCGGCACCTGGAGAAGACGGTGCGCGAGTTCGTGCGTGCCGGCGCCGACCTGCCGGACGCGGACAAGCAGCGCGTGGAGGCCCTGCGCGTGGAGCTGTCGCAGGCGCAGACCGAGTTCGCCAACAACACGCTCGACGCCACCAACGCCTTCGAGCTGGTCGTCACCGACCCGTCGTGCCTCTCCGGCCTGCCCGCTTCGGCGATGGCGCAGGCGCGGGCGAGCGCCGAGGCGAAGGGCGTGGACGGGTGGCGCTTCACGCTGCAGCTACCCTCGTACGCGCCGTTCATGCAGTACGCCGACGACCGCGCGTTGCGCGAGCGGATGTACGCCGCGTACATGAACCGCGCGGCGGGCGGCGAGCAGGACAACCGGCCGCTGGTGGGCCGCATCCTGGGCCTGCGGCGGCAGCTGGCCGGGATCTTGGGCTTCAAGGACTGGGCGGACTACACGCTAGAGGACAGCATGGCCGGCAGCGGCGCCCGCGCCGTGGCCTTCGAGGCCGACCTGGCGGAGCGCACGCGGCCGTTCTGGGAGAAGGAGGTGGCGGGCCTCACCGCCTTCGCCCGCGACGAGATGGGCATCGGCGAGCTGCAGCCGTGGGACACCGCGTACGCGGCCGAGAAGATGCGCCGGGCGCGCTACGACCTGGACGAGGAGGAGCTGCGGCCGTATTTCCCCATGGACCGCGTGCTCCAGGGGCTGTTCGAGGTGGCGCGCCGTCTCTTCGGCGTCACCATCACGCCGCGGCCCGAGCCCGCCGTGTGGCACCCCGAGGTGTGCTTCTACGAGGTGCACGACGAGGCGGGCACGCACCTGGGCGGCTTCTACACCGACTTCTTCCCCCGCGAGAGCAAGCGCGGCGGGGCGTGGATGAACGGCCTCATCACCGGCGGGCCGCGGCCGGACGGGTTCGCGCCGCACCTGGCCGTGATCGCCGCCAACGTCTCGCCCCCCGAGGGCGACCGGCCCGCGCTCCTCACCCACCGCGAGGCGCAGACCGTCTTCCACGAGTTCGGGCACCTGCTGCACCACACGCTCTCGCGGGTGGAGATCCCGGCGATGGGCGGCACCAGCGTGAGCACCGACTGGGTGGAGCTGCCGTCGCAGATCATGGAGAACTGGACGTGGGAGCGCGAGGCGCTGGACCTGTTCGCGCGCCACCACGAGACGGGCGAGCCCATCCCCGACGAGCTGTACCACAAGATGCTGGCGGCGCGCACCTTCATGGCCGCCAACACGCAGAACCGGCAGCTCAGCTTCGGCACCGTCGACCTGGACCTGCACGTGCTGTGGGACCCCGAGCGCGACGGCGACCCCATCAGCCGGGCGCAGGAGGTGATGGCGCGCTTCAGCATCCGCCCGGAGTTCGCGCGCAACCACTTCATCACGGCCTTCACGCACGTGTTCGCGGGCGGGTACGCGGCGGGCTACTACAGCTACCTGTGGTCCGAGGTGCTCGACGCGGACGCGTTCAGCCGGTTCGCGCGCGAGGGCATCTTCAACCGCGAGACGGGGCGCGCGTTCGTGGACACCGTCCTCGCCCGCGGCGACAGCGAGGACCCCGCGCAGCTCTTCCGCGAGTTCATGGGCCGCGACCCCGATCCAGACGCCCTCCTCCGCCGCAACCTCGGCGCACCCATCTGA
- the thrC gene encoding threonine synthase: MRYVSTRDPSHRATLSEAIARGIAPDGGLYVPSAFPSFAPGELGAGDDVPAIAARLLAPFFAGDALAPALPDICRESLTFPLPLKMLARRTAVLELFHGPTAAFKDVGARFLAACLSRIAADDARPLTLLVATSGDTGGAVAAAFHGRPGIEVVILFPKGMVSLRQQRQLTCWGGNVRAFAVRGDFDACQRMAKEAFADASLRAERRLSSANSINVGRLLPQMVPYAVASLAYLRERGAAPGFIVPTGNVGNSAAAMWARRVGLPVREVVLATNANRTVADFAAGRGWEGSPTVPTLASAMDVGRPSNLERVLHLFGGADAARSELRALVVSDDEIRDEIRRGEAEWGEVWDPHTATAAAVRRRIAGEDWVLVSTAHPAKFESVVEPLVGHDVPVPPALAALLDRPAHSTEIDANLGALRTALHASG; the protein is encoded by the coding sequence ATGCGCTACGTCAGCACCAGGGATCCGTCGCATCGCGCGACGCTGTCGGAGGCGATCGCGCGGGGGATCGCGCCGGACGGCGGGCTGTACGTGCCGAGCGCGTTCCCGTCGTTCGCGCCCGGTGAGCTCGGGGCGGGGGATGACGTACCGGCCATCGCGGCTCGTCTGCTGGCGCCGTTCTTCGCGGGAGATGCGCTGGCGCCCGCGCTGCCGGACATCTGCCGCGAGTCGCTGACCTTCCCGCTGCCGCTGAAGATGCTCGCACGCCGGACGGCGGTGCTGGAGCTGTTCCACGGGCCCACGGCGGCGTTCAAGGACGTAGGCGCGCGCTTCCTCGCCGCGTGCCTGTCTCGCATCGCGGCGGACGACGCGCGCCCGCTGACGCTGCTGGTGGCGACGTCGGGGGATACCGGCGGGGCGGTGGCCGCGGCGTTCCATGGCCGGCCGGGGATCGAGGTCGTCATCCTCTTCCCGAAGGGGATGGTGTCGCTGCGGCAGCAGCGGCAGCTCACGTGCTGGGGCGGCAACGTGCGCGCGTTCGCCGTGCGCGGAGACTTCGACGCGTGCCAGCGCATGGCGAAGGAGGCGTTCGCAGATGCGTCGCTGCGGGCCGAGCGGCGCCTGTCGTCCGCCAACAGCATCAACGTCGGGAGACTGCTGCCGCAGATGGTCCCGTACGCGGTCGCATCCCTCGCGTACCTCCGCGAGCGGGGCGCGGCGCCGGGCTTCATCGTCCCCACCGGCAACGTGGGCAACTCCGCGGCGGCCATGTGGGCGCGGCGCGTGGGCCTGCCCGTGCGCGAGGTGGTGCTGGCGACCAACGCCAACCGGACGGTCGCGGACTTCGCGGCGGGCAGGGGATGGGAGGGCTCCCCCACCGTCCCCACGCTGGCGAGCGCGATGGACGTGGGCCGCCCCAGCAACCTGGAACGCGTGCTGCACCTCTTCGGCGGGGCGGACGCGGCGCGGAGCGAGCTGCGGGCCCTCGTGGTGAGCGACGACGAGATCCGCGACGAGATCCGCCGTGGCGAAGCGGAGTGGGGCGAAGTGTGGGACCCGCACACCGCCACGGCGGCCGCCGTCCGTCGGCGGATCGCTGGCGAGGACTGGGTCCTCGTCTCCACCGCGCATCCTGCCAAGTTCGAATCCGTGGTCGAGCCGCTCGTCGGCCACGACGTTCCCGTCCCGCCGGCCCTCGCCGCCCTCCTCGATCGCCCGGCGCACTCCACGGAGATCGACGCGAACCTCGGAGCGCTCCGCACCGCGCTCCACGCGAGCGGCTGA
- a CDS encoding tail fiber domain-containing protein → MITRIRAVLAAALLATFVAAPAFAQSDILLRLRSGSPLGDRVRVDSASGFLAKGVLGIGIIPFTGAGERMMWHPYKAAFRAGSIGSAGTQWDDPNVGFYSWAGGYNTIALGLSSFAMGYQSTALGSYSNALGYTANADGTGAVAIGYRATADADYSVAIGQRASTNGHAGAIVLSDGSTTDSTQASANNQFTVRSAGGVRLFTNATMTVGVQVAAGGSSWVVISDRNRKRDFLGVDGEDMLARIRTLPVSTWRYKDEVDRSTFHIGPMAQDWHRAFGFTSDDHTINMSDFDGVNLAAIKALEERTAQLQARTAEVTQLRTELTATQRRLDELEAAVRQIQQQQQQHR, encoded by the coding sequence ATGATCACCAGAATTCGCGCGGTGCTGGCCGCCGCCCTGCTCGCCACCTTCGTCGCCGCGCCCGCCTTCGCGCAGTCCGACATCCTCCTCCGCCTGCGCTCCGGCTCGCCCCTGGGCGACCGCGTGCGGGTGGACAGCGCCAGCGGCTTCCTGGCCAAGGGCGTGCTCGGCATCGGCATCATCCCCTTCACGGGCGCCGGCGAGCGCATGATGTGGCACCCGTACAAGGCCGCCTTCCGCGCCGGCTCCATCGGCAGCGCCGGCACGCAGTGGGACGACCCCAACGTGGGCTTCTACAGCTGGGCCGGCGGCTACAACACCATCGCGCTCGGCCTCTCGTCGTTCGCCATGGGCTACCAGTCGACCGCGCTGGGCAGCTACAGCAACGCCCTGGGATACACGGCCAACGCAGACGGCACGGGCGCCGTCGCCATCGGCTACCGGGCCACGGCCGACGCCGACTACTCGGTGGCGATCGGGCAGCGCGCCTCCACGAACGGGCACGCGGGCGCCATCGTCCTCTCCGACGGCTCTACGACCGACAGCACGCAGGCGAGCGCGAACAACCAGTTCACCGTGCGCTCGGCCGGCGGGGTGCGGCTCTTCACCAACGCGACCATGACGGTAGGCGTGCAGGTGGCGGCGGGCGGCAGCTCTTGGGTGGTGATCTCGGACCGCAACCGCAAGCGCGACTTCCTGGGCGTCGACGGCGAGGACATGCTGGCCCGCATCCGCACGCTGCCGGTGTCCACGTGGCGCTACAAGGACGAGGTGGACCGCTCCACCTTCCACATCGGGCCCATGGCGCAGGACTGGCACCGCGCCTTCGGGTTCACGAGCGACGACCACACCATCAACATGAGCGACTTCGACGGCGTGAACCTGGCCGCGATCAAGGCGCTCGAGGAGCGTACGGCGCAGCTCCAGGCCCGCACCGCCGAGGTCACGCAGCTCCGCACCGAGCTCACGGCCACGCAGCGCCGCCTGGACGAGCTGGAGGCCGCCGTGCGCCAGATCCAGCAGCAACAGCAGCAGCACCGTTGA
- a CDS encoding formyltransferase family protein, whose product MSSRRVVIVSPGGKFTDDVLALLKERGTPADALLLYAPPVLREWRKPATRAGRMAALARTPLRWARVRVRQRAHARAAADAGTVIVSGTLNGERMKRDLRRLDAGVAVLARCGLVGTDVLSIPREGVVNVHPGVLPWIRGNSPVANSLIRGVPLGATAFRVDAGIDTGAIITRRLVRLHGGETVDEVRAALYRLWVEMTADLVADAKAGRIASSAVQEERFPLCRTVTDPAQLAAVDKAVLRGDAKALLDRWAPLCDLSTLALPADVDASLVTRVAG is encoded by the coding sequence ATGAGCAGCCGCCGTGTCGTGATCGTCTCGCCAGGAGGGAAGTTCACGGACGACGTACTCGCGCTTCTGAAGGAGCGCGGCACGCCGGCCGACGCGCTGCTGCTGTATGCGCCTCCCGTGCTGCGCGAGTGGCGCAAACCGGCGACGCGCGCGGGGCGGATGGCAGCGCTCGCGCGCACTCCGCTGCGCTGGGCGCGCGTCCGGGTGCGGCAGCGTGCCCACGCGCGGGCGGCGGCCGACGCCGGGACGGTGATCGTGTCCGGCACGCTGAACGGGGAGAGGATGAAGCGCGATCTCCGTCGGCTGGACGCAGGCGTGGCCGTGCTCGCACGCTGCGGGCTGGTGGGCACGGACGTGCTTTCCATCCCCCGTGAAGGCGTGGTGAACGTTCATCCGGGGGTGCTCCCATGGATCCGCGGCAACAGCCCCGTCGCCAACTCCCTCATCCGCGGCGTGCCGCTGGGGGCGACGGCGTTCCGGGTGGATGCCGGCATCGACACGGGCGCGATCATCACCAGGCGGCTGGTGCGCTTGCATGGCGGGGAGACGGTGGATGAGGTGCGCGCCGCCCTCTACCGCCTGTGGGTGGAGATGACCGCCGACCTCGTCGCCGACGCCAAGGCGGGCCGCATCGCCTCATCGGCCGTGCAGGAAGAGCGCTTCCCCCTCTGCCGCACGGTGACCGATCCGGCCCAACTGGCTGCGGTCGACAAGGCGGTGCTTCGCGGCGACGCCAAGGCGCTGCTGGACCGCTGGGCCCCGCTCTGCGACCTGTCCACCCTCGCCCTCCCCGCCGACGTGGATGCTTCGCTCGTCACACGTGTGGCGGGATGA